AACAGTTCAGGGTGCAAGAGCCAAGCTACTGCGCATGGATCATGCAGCGCACTGCCAACATAGCCCATTTTCTTTCCGTAAATCGAATAGAAATCTAGCAGCTCTCCGACCATAGTGGACACTGGCCCACGCTCTTTCAATGCTACGATCTCATCCTCGAAAATCGCTGCCTTATCGGTCACATCCAAACCACTCATCGTGATCGGAATACCCGATTCAAACACGATACGAGCGGCTTCAGGATCTACATAGATATTAAATTCCGCAGTAGAGGTTACATTTCCATAAGAAATTCCTCCGCCCATTAATGAGATCTTCTCAATTCTGTCTTTAATCTCCGGATATGCTGTAATTAATAGCGCAATATTCGTTAAAGGAGCCATCGGTACGAGCGTAATTTTCTCCTCCGAAGAACGGATAATGTTCAGCATAAATTCCACAGCGCCTTCTTCTACAGGGCGGAATTTACTTGGCGGCAATAGTGGGCCGTCCATGCCAGATTCACCATGCGCTTCCTCACCTGTAACAAGCTTGCCGAACAGCGGACCCGCAGCCCCTTTGGCTACAGGAATATCCGCATTCACGAAACTGATCACTTTAAGTGCGTTTTCTGTGATTTTATCGAGGATCTGGTTTCCTCCAACCGTTGTAATCCCGCGCAGATCCAGCTTCTCCGAATTTGCTATTGCAAGCAGGATTGCGATAGCGTCATCATGCCCTGGATCGCAGTCAATAATAATAGGTGTTCGCATAGTCATTCACTCCTTAGTT
This Paenibacillus sp. FSL R5-0345 DNA region includes the following protein-coding sequences:
- a CDS encoding nucleoside hydrolase, which encodes MRTPIIIDCDPGHDDAIAILLAIANSEKLDLRGITTVGGNQILDKITENALKVISFVNADIPVAKGAAGPLFGKLVTGEEAHGESGMDGPLLPPSKFRPVEEGAVEFMLNIIRSSEEKITLVPMAPLTNIALLITAYPEIKDRIEKISLMGGGISYGNVTSTAEFNIYVDPEAARIVFESGIPITMSGLDVTDKAAIFEDEIVALKERGPVSTMVGELLDFYSIYGKKMGYVGSALHDPCAVAWLLHPELFESEHLYVTVETEGKLTRGMTVADKRKKTVRPANVEVLVGVDREAFMKLIFDSLEKLDQELLAAEGN